The Halopseudomonas sabulinigri genome window below encodes:
- a CDS encoding sulfite exporter TauE/SafE family protein, translating into MEFLIYLVLGCFAGTLAGLFGVGGGMIIVPVLVYSFALQGFSPEVLTHMAVGTSLATIVFTSINAIRAHHRLGAVRWPLFAWMTLGIVAGCVLGALTAAYISGPMLQKIIGVFAIAVAVQMAFKLQPKAALAEPGKPALSLAGVVIGWASAIFGIGGGSLTVPFLVWRSVPMQQAVATSSACGLPIAIAGAASFVWTGWAATPLPAWSMGYIYLPALVGIAATSMLFAGFGARLAHRLSQVLLKRLFALLLLCVGINFLV; encoded by the coding sequence GTGGAGTTTCTGATCTATCTGGTTCTGGGCTGCTTCGCCGGTACGCTAGCTGGGCTCTTTGGCGTGGGCGGCGGCATGATCATCGTGCCCGTGCTGGTTTACAGCTTTGCTCTGCAGGGCTTTTCGCCTGAGGTGCTGACCCATATGGCGGTAGGTACTTCGCTGGCAACCATCGTGTTTACCTCGATCAATGCCATTCGCGCGCATCACCGCCTGGGTGCGGTACGTTGGCCGTTGTTTGCCTGGATGACGCTGGGCATAGTCGCCGGCTGCGTGCTGGGTGCGCTCACGGCGGCCTATATATCCGGCCCCATGCTGCAGAAAATCATCGGCGTGTTTGCGATTGCCGTGGCTGTGCAGATGGCCTTCAAGCTGCAGCCCAAGGCAGCCTTGGCTGAGCCAGGCAAGCCTGCATTGTCGCTTGCCGGCGTGGTGATTGGCTGGGCCTCAGCCATTTTCGGTATCGGCGGCGGCTCGCTGACCGTGCCCTTCCTGGTCTGGCGCAGCGTGCCCATGCAGCAGGCGGTCGCTACGTCCTCGGCCTGCGGCTTGCCTATAGCGATTGCCGGCGCCGCCAGTTTTGTCTGGACTGGCTGGGCAGCAACCCCCTTACCAGCCTGGAGTATGGGATATATTTACCTGCCGGCGTTGGTCGGCATTGCGGCAACCAGTATGCTGTTTGCCGGTTTTGGTGCGCGGCTGGCGCATCGTCTGTCGCAAGTGCTATTGAAGCGCCTGTTTGCCCTGTTGTTGCTGTGCGTGGGCATCAATTTCCTTGTTTAG
- a CDS encoding dihydrofolate reductase has translation MSSDTSIKVAMIAAMGRNRVIGRDNKMPWHLPEDLKYFRATTWGKPIVMGRKTFDSLGRPLPGRSNIVVSRQSGLEIPGVQVVSSIEQGLERARHQAELDGVDEIMVIGGGNLYEQCLPLADRLYLTRVELEPAGDAWFPAFSEAHWVVSEERAVAAGEGYPAHTYQVLERAQAVV, from the coding sequence ATGAGCAGTGACACTTCGATCAAGGTCGCGATGATTGCTGCCATGGGCCGCAACCGGGTGATAGGCCGCGATAACAAGATGCCCTGGCATCTGCCGGAAGATCTCAAGTATTTCCGCGCGACCACCTGGGGCAAGCCGATTGTCATGGGCCGCAAGACCTTTGATTCGCTGGGGCGCCCGCTGCCGGGCCGCAGTAACATTGTGGTCAGCCGGCAGAGCGGGCTGGAGATTCCAGGCGTCCAGGTGGTGAGCAGCATCGAACAGGGCCTGGAGCGCGCGCGGCATCAAGCCGAACTCGATGGCGTAGACGAGATCATGGTCATCGGTGGCGGCAATCTGTACGAGCAGTGCCTGCCGCTGGCTGACCGTCTGTACCTGACCCGCGTGGAGCTTGAGCCTGCAGGCGACGCCTGGTTCCCGGCATTCAGCGAGGCGCACTGGGTCGTCAGTGAGGAACGTGCGGTGGCCGCCGGCGAGGGCTATCCAGCCCACACCTACCAGGTACTTGAGCGCGCGCAAGCGGTTGTTTAG
- a CDS encoding thymidylate synthase, with protein sequence MKQYLDLMRLVRDTGTYKSDRTGTGTYSVFGHQMRFDLSAGFPLVTTKKCHLKSIVHELLWFLQGDTNIRYLKENGVSIWDEWADENGDLGPVYGYQWRSWPAPNGESIDQISKLIEMIKSNPDSRRLIVSAWNPALVDQMALPPCHALFQFYVADGKLSCQLYQRSADIFLGVPFNIASYALLTLMVAQVCGLQPGDFVWTGGDCHLYSNHIEQTDLQLTREPLPLPTMRLNPEVKDLFAFTFDDFTLEGYQSHPHIKAPVAV encoded by the coding sequence ATGAAACAGTATCTAGATCTGATGCGCCTGGTGCGCGACACCGGCACCTACAAGAGCGACCGCACCGGCACCGGTACTTATAGCGTCTTTGGCCACCAGATGCGCTTTGACCTGAGCGCAGGCTTCCCGCTGGTAACTACCAAGAAGTGCCACCTCAAGTCGATCGTGCATGAGTTGCTGTGGTTTTTGCAGGGCGATACCAACATCCGTTATCTGAAGGAAAACGGTGTTTCCATCTGGGACGAATGGGCCGACGAAAACGGCGATCTGGGCCCGGTTTACGGTTATCAGTGGCGTTCCTGGCCGGCACCCAATGGCGAGTCGATCGACCAGATCAGCAAGCTGATCGAGATGATCAAGAGCAATCCCGACTCGCGGCGCCTGATTGTGTCTGCCTGGAACCCGGCGCTGGTCGACCAGATGGCGCTGCCACCCTGTCATGCGCTGTTCCAGTTCTATGTGGCCGACGGCAAGCTCAGCTGCCAGCTGTATCAGCGTTCCGCCGATATCTTCCTGGGTGTGCCCTTCAATATTGCCAGCTATGCACTGCTGACCTTGATGGTGGCCCAGGTGTGTGGCCTGCAGCCCGGCGATTTTGTCTGGACCGGCGGCGATTGCCACCTGTACTCCAACCACATTGAGCAGACCGACCTGCAGCTCACGCGTGAGCCGTTGCCATTGCCAACCATGCGCCTGAACCCGGAGGTGAAAGACCTGTTCGCCTTTACCTTCGACGACTTCACGCTGGAAGGTTACCAGTCGCACCCGCACATCAAGGCGCCGGTGGCCGTATGA
- a CDS encoding NRDE family protein, producing the protein MCLIALAWQMAEQYPLTLIGNRDEFHQRPARPAQPWAAEGMPYLLAGKDLEAGGTWLGVTRNGRFAALTNIRTPGAMRGPLSRGKLVLDYLDSALSPERYLAPLSAEASDYAGFNLLVGDRELLWYLNSLEGRPRRLPAGVYGLSNAALDTPWPKLSALRDRLAAQHEAGADRLLSLLHDDQIYADALLPNTGVNRDLERMLSAAFIRGNQDYGTRACSLLRLHTAGEVELIEQRFGPLGEPQGESRWLQPGP; encoded by the coding sequence ATGTGTCTGATCGCCCTGGCCTGGCAGATGGCCGAGCAATACCCGCTGACCCTGATCGGCAACCGTGACGAGTTTCACCAACGCCCCGCCCGTCCGGCGCAGCCGTGGGCCGCAGAAGGCATGCCGTATCTGCTCGCCGGCAAGGATCTGGAAGCTGGCGGCACCTGGCTTGGCGTTACCCGCAACGGTCGCTTCGCCGCGCTGACCAACATCCGCACGCCCGGCGCCATGCGTGGACCGCTGTCGCGCGGCAAACTGGTGCTCGACTACCTCGACAGCGCCCTCTCGCCCGAGCGGTACTTGGCACCCTTGAGCGCCGAAGCGAGCGATTACGCGGGCTTCAACCTGTTGGTCGGCGACCGTGAGCTGTTGTGGTACCTCAACAGCCTGGAAGGCCGGCCACGGCGCTTGCCCGCCGGCGTATACGGACTGTCCAATGCGGCGCTGGATACGCCCTGGCCGAAATTGAGCGCCCTGCGTGACCGTTTGGCTGCGCAGCACGAAGCCGGCGCCGACCGCCTGCTGTCGCTGCTGCACGACGACCAAATTTATGCCGATGCACTGCTACCCAACACCGGCGTTAACCGCGATCTGGAGCGCATGCTGTCGGCAGCCTTCATCCGGGGCAATCAGGATTACGGTACGCGCGCCTGCAGCCTGTTACGACTGCACACCGCGGGTGAAGTGGAGTTGATTGAGCAGCGTTTTGGCCCACT
- the lgt gene encoding prolipoprotein diacylglyceryl transferase encodes MLTYPNIDPVAVSLGPLQIHWYGLMYLIGIGGAWWLAKRRLPDYFPEWNKETLSDLVFWVALGVIAGGRLGYVLFYDLAAYIDNPILILEIWKGGMSFHGGLLGVLLAVLWFSHKQQVAFFRLMDFIAPLVPIGLGAGRIGNFINAELWGKATDLPWAMVFPTDPDQLARHPSQLYQFALEGVALFTILWIYSSKPRPTMSVSGLFAICYGIFRFAVEFVRVPDEQLGYLAFGWLTMGQLLCIPMILLGAWMMALAYRREGRLA; translated from the coding sequence ATGCTGACCTACCCGAATATCGACCCGGTTGCGGTATCACTGGGACCGCTGCAGATTCACTGGTATGGCCTGATGTATCTGATCGGCATTGGTGGTGCCTGGTGGCTGGCCAAACGCCGTTTGCCCGATTACTTCCCCGAATGGAACAAGGAAACCCTGTCAGACCTGGTGTTCTGGGTTGCGCTGGGGGTGATTGCCGGCGGGCGCCTGGGCTATGTGCTGTTCTACGATCTGGCGGCCTACATCGACAACCCGATTCTGATACTGGAAATCTGGAAGGGCGGCATGTCGTTCCACGGTGGTTTGTTGGGTGTGTTGCTGGCAGTGCTCTGGTTCTCACACAAGCAGCAGGTCGCGTTTTTCCGCTTGATGGACTTTATCGCCCCGTTGGTGCCTATTGGGCTGGGCGCCGGGCGTATCGGCAACTTTATCAATGCCGAACTCTGGGGTAAGGCCACTGACCTGCCTTGGGCGATGGTGTTCCCGACCGATCCGGATCAATTGGCGCGTCACCCCTCGCAGCTGTATCAGTTCGCGCTGGAGGGTGTGGCCTTGTTCACCATTCTCTGGATCTACTCCAGCAAGCCGCGCCCGACCATGTCGGTCAGTGGTCTGTTTGCCATCTGCTACGGCATCTTCCGCTTTGCTGTGGAGTTTGTCCGGGTGCCGGACGAGCAACTCGGTTATCTGGCCTTCGGCTGGCTGACCATGGGCCAGCTGCTGTGTATTCCGATGATTCTTCTGGGCGCCTGGATGATGGCGCTGGCTTACCGTCGAGAGGGGCGCTTGGCATGA